In one Halichondria panicea chromosome 4, odHalPani1.1, whole genome shotgun sequence genomic region, the following are encoded:
- the LOC135334650 gene encoding transitional endoplasmic reticulum ATPase gives MAEIKAPDPQDELATAILRSKAKPNRLLVEEAVNDDNSVVALSQEKMDELQLFRGDTVLLKGKRRRETVCIVLSDDTVNNEKMRMNRVVRQNLRVRLGDIVSVTAFPDVKYGKRVHVLPIDDTVEGITGNLFDVFLKPYFLEAYRPVHKGDIFLVRGGMRAVEFKIVETDPSPHCIVAPDTVIHCEGEPIKREDEEESLNEVGYDDIGGCRKQLAQIKEMVELPLRHPQLFKAIGVKPPRGILLYGPPGTGKTLIARAVANETGAFFFLINGPEIMSKMAGESESNLRKAFEEAEKNSPAIIFIDELDAIAPKRDKTHGEVERRIVSQLLTLMDGLKQRSHVIIMAATNRPNSIDGALRRFGRFDREVDIGIPDATGRLEILRIHTKNMKLATDVDLEQVAAETHGYVGSDVASLCSEAALQQIREKMDLIDLEDDTIDAEVMDSLAVSMDNFRFAMNSTNPSALRETVVEIPNVTWNDIGGLDEVKRELQELVQYPVEHPEKFLQFGMTPSKGVLFYGPPGCGKTLLAKAIANECQANFISIKGPELLTMWFGESEANVRDVFDKARAAAPCVLFFDELDSIAKSRGGNVGDGGGAADRVINQILTEMDGMSSKKNVFIIGATNRPDIIDPAILRPGRLDQLIYIPLPDEASRLSILKATTRKSPVAEDVDMAYLSKITKGFSGADLTEVCQRACKMAIRESIEAEIRKEKEFRENPDIDMEEDESVPEIRKDHFEEAMKFARRSVTDNDIRKYEMFAQKLQTSRGFGGNFRFPQAQAPQGGAGGGSGGVPQMDDGEDDLYNA, from the exons ATGGCTGAGATAAAAGCACCAGACCCCCA AGACGAGTTGGCGACTGCCATTCTTCGCTCCAAGGCCAAGCCCAATCGTCTCCTCGTGGAGGAGGCAGTAAATGACGACAATTCTGTAGTGGCGTTGTCCCAGGAAAAAATGGACGAGCTCCAGCTATTCCGTGGAGACACCGTTCTCCTCAAGGGCAAAAGACGACGAGAGACT GTGTGCATAGTGCTCTCTGATGACACTGTCAACAATGAGAAAATGCGTATGAACCGAGTTGTGAGGCAGAACCTGAGGGTGCGCCTCGGAGACATTGtcag TGTGACTGCATTCCCTGATGTCAAGTACGGGAAGAGGGTCCATGTTCTGCCCATTGACGACACTGTGGAGGGGATCACTGG AAATCTGTTTGATGTATTCCTAAAGCCCTACTTCCTGGAGGCCTACCGTCCAGTACACAAAGGAGACATCTTCCTCGTTCGTGGAGGCATGAGAGCTGTAGAGTTTAAG ATAGTTGAGACTGACCCGAGCCCTCACTGCATTGTGGCCCCTGACACTGTGATCCACTGCGAGGGAGAGCCCATCAAGAGAGAAGATGAAGAGGAGTCGCTCAACGAGGTCGGATATGACGACATCGGTGGGTGCAGGAAGCAACTGGCTCAGATCAaagag ATGGTAGAGCTCCCCCTACGTCACCCCCAGCTCTTCAAGGCCATCGGTGTGAAGCCCCCTCGAGGTATCCTCCTGTATGGACCCCCTGGTACGGGTAAGACCCTCATCGCTAGGGCAGTGGCCAATGAGACAGGAGCTTTCTTCTTCCTTATCAACGGGCCTGAGATTATGAGCAAGATGGCCGGAGAGTCAGAGAGTAACCTCAGGAAAG CTTTTGAGGAGGCTGAGAAGAATTCTCCTGCCATTATCTTCATTGATGAGTTGGATGCCATTGCTCCCAAGAGAGACAAG ACCCATGGTGAGGTGGAGCGTCGTATTGTGTCCCAACTGTTAACCCTTATGGACGGGCTCAAGCAGCGtagtcatgtgatcatcatGGCGGCCACCAACAGACCCAACAGCATCGACGGTGCTCTCAGGAGGTTCGGTCGCTTTGATCGAGAGGTGGATATTGGAATCCCTGACGCtactg gtcGCCTTGAGATCCTTCGTATCCACACCAAGAACATGAAGCTGGCCACTGATGTAGATCTGGAACAAGTGGCGGCTGAGACCCACGGCTATGTCGGCTCTGATGTTGCCTCTCTCTGCTCAGAGGCTGCCCTGCAACAG ATCCGTGAAAAGATGGACCTGATTGACCTGGAGGATGACACCATTGACGCTGAGGTCATGGACTCCCTCGCTGTCTCCATGGACAACTTTAGG TTTGCGATGAACTCGACCAATCCTTCAGCCCTGCGTGAGACGGTGGTTGAGATACCCAATGTAACCTGGAATGATATCGGTGGATTGGACGAGGTCAAGAGGGAGCTACAAGAGTTGGTGCAG TACCCTGTTGAGCACCCTGAGAAATTCCTCCAGTTTGGTATGACCCCCTCTAAGGGTGTTTTGTTCTATGGTCCCCCAGGGTGTGGAAAGACTCTGCTGGCCAAGGCCATTGCCAATGAATGTCAGGCCAACTTTATCTCTATCAAG ggaCCTGAACTGCTGACTATGTGGTTTGGGGAGAGTGAGGCTAATGTGAGGGATGTGTTTGACAAGGCCAGGGCAGCTGCTCCCTGCGTCCTCTTCTTTGATGAGCTTGACTCTATCGCCAAGTCCAGGGGAGGGAACGTTGGGGACGGAG GTGGTGCTGCCGACAGAGTGATCAACCAGATCCTGACAGAGATGGATGGAATGAGTAGCAAGAAAAATGTGTTCATCATTGGCGCTACGAATCGTCCCGACATTATTGACCCTGCCATTCTGAGACCAGGTAGACTGGACCAGCTGATCTATATCCCTCTACCTGATGAGGCT TCCAGGCTCTCTATCCTCAAAGCGACCACACGTAAATCACCTGTGGCTGAG GATGTCGATATGGCTTACCTTTCAAAGATTACCAAAGGATTCAGTGGTGCTGATCTGACTGAAGTGTGCCAGAGG GCTTGCAAGATGGCTATCAGGGAGTCCATTGAGGCTGAGATACGCAAAGAGAAGGAGTTCAGAGAAAACCCAGACATT GATATGGAGGAGGATGAGAGTGTGCCTGAGATCAGGAAGGACCATTTTGAGGAGGCCATGAAGTTTGCCAGGAGGTCTGTCACTGACAACGACATCAGGAAGTACGAGATGTTTGCTCAAAAGCTGCAGACTAGCCGAGGCTTTGGCGGAAACTTTAG GTTCCCCCAGGCTCAAGCACCCCAAGGTGGGGCTGGAGGAGGATCAGGAGGGGTTCCTCAGATGGATGATGGCGAGGATGACCTGTACAATGCTTAG
- the LOC135334664 gene encoding gamma-crystallin D-like, which yields MAVKFFVATLIGVLLVETGFVRADPLVQKSTKVFTGVAATREKRQTRVCDCEAQLFDGLKYSGKELIVYQQNARFQNDLFTNKVETVKITGKCAYMFYDKENFEGNSFRFDTAGNYGSDKPLSENILSGRAFPPKGTDAICLFEKSVHRGRMMVLYSSQDNIPDNEPISSVVVVEGSWTLYELANYGGQSKTIGKGYYISLWNLGKFKIRSITKN from the exons ATGGCGGTCAAGTTCTTTGTTGCGACTCTCATCGGTGTCCTCCTTGTGGAGACTGGATTCGTGAGAGCTGATCCACTGGTGCAGAAGAGCACTAAGGTGTTCACCGGGGTAGCAGCAACTCGAGAAAAGAGACAAACTAG AGTTTGTGATTGTGAAGCTCAACTCTTTGATGGACTGAAGTACAGTGGCAAGGAGCTAATTGTCTATCAACAAAACGCACGATTTCAAAACGACTTGTTCACCAATAAAGTTGAAACAGTTAAAATAACTGGCAAATGCGCATATATGTTCTATGACAAAGAAAACTTTGAAGGTAATTCTTTCCGATTTGATACTGCAGGAAACTATGGCAGCGATAAACCTTTGAGTGAAAATATTCTATCGGGTCGTGCCTTCCCTCCAAAAGGAACAGATGCAATCTGTCTCTTCGAAAAAAGTGTCCACCGTGGACGAATGATGGTCCTTTATTCGTCCCAGGATAATATTCCTGACAACGAACCTATCTCTTCGGTGGTTGTGGTTGAAGGAAGTTGGACTTTGTACGAGCTCGCTAACTATGGCGGCCAATCCAAGACTATTGGTAAAGGCTACTATATTAGTCTATGGAATCTAGGAAAATTCAAGATCCGCTCCATTACCAAGAACTAA